Proteins encoded together in one Pseudomonadota bacterium window:
- a CDS encoding amino acid aminotransferase, producing the protein MMFDALTPNPPDPILALMERYRADSSPQKLDLGIGVYTDEHGVTPVFPSVLEGERRVLAKQTTKTYVGIAGDPQFCDLHQSLTFGEDHPARRDGRLRTIQTPGGSGGLRVAAELLNRAAKPPTVWVSTPTWANHVPLLSSVGVQLKQYRYYDESTHALNLEGMLEDVGEAQAGDLILLHGCCHNPTGADLSEAQWTQVTDLILERHLVPFVDLAYQGFGRDVEGDVGGVRAMAARVPEMLVVASCSKNFSLYRERTGSLSVLARKGSSADVVASNMSAVARSMYSMPPHHGAGIVAEVLSDPSLQRQWRGELSAVCQRVAELRSTLAQALNAQVPDQDFTFLTQQQGMFSLLGVAREVIDRLCAQHHIYIVGSGRMNLAGLPGQRVDDLAAAVAESICATAAA; encoded by the coding sequence ATGATGTTCGACGCCCTCACACCCAATCCGCCCGATCCTATCCTCGCGCTCATGGAGCGCTATAGAGCGGACAGCAGCCCTCAAAAGCTCGATCTCGGCATCGGCGTCTACACCGATGAGCACGGCGTCACGCCCGTGTTCCCGTCGGTCCTGGAAGGCGAGCGCCGCGTGCTGGCGAAGCAAACCACCAAGACCTACGTCGGCATCGCGGGGGATCCGCAGTTCTGCGACTTACACCAGTCACTCACCTTTGGCGAGGACCACCCTGCCCGCCGTGACGGGCGCCTGCGCACGATACAGACCCCTGGGGGGTCCGGCGGTCTGCGCGTCGCGGCGGAGCTCCTCAACCGCGCTGCGAAGCCACCGACCGTGTGGGTGAGCACCCCGACGTGGGCGAATCATGTGCCCCTGCTCAGTTCCGTAGGCGTGCAGCTAAAGCAGTATCGCTACTACGACGAGTCGACCCATGCGCTGAACCTGGAGGGCATGCTAGAGGACGTCGGCGAAGCGCAGGCCGGCGATCTCATTCTTCTGCACGGCTGCTGTCACAACCCCACCGGTGCCGACCTCAGCGAAGCGCAGTGGACGCAGGTCACCGACCTAATCCTGGAGCGCCACCTCGTGCCCTTTGTCGACCTGGCCTACCAGGGCTTCGGCCGCGATGTCGAGGGTGACGTTGGCGGTGTACGCGCGATGGCTGCGCGGGTGCCGGAAATGCTGGTGGTGGCATCTTGCTCGAAGAACTTCAGCCTCTATCGAGAACGGACCGGCTCACTCAGCGTGCTCGCGCGCAAGGGGTCAAGCGCAGACGTCGTCGCCAGCAACATGTCTGCGGTGGCACGTAGCATGTACTCGATGCCGCCCCACCATGGCGCAGGCATCGTGGCTGAGGTGCTGAGCGATCCGTCCCTGCAGAGGCAGTGGCGCGGAGAATTGAGTGCCGTGTGCCAACGGGTTGCCGAGTTGCGCAGCACCTTGGCACAGGCGCTCAACGCGCAGGTGCCCGATCAGGACTTCACGTTCCTTACCCAACAGCAGGGCATGTTCTCCCTGCTCGGCGTGGCGCGCGAGGTGATCGACCGCCTGTGCGCCCAGCACCACATTTACATCGTCGGTTCTGGGCGCATGAACCTGGCCGGACTACCTGGTCAGCGGGTCGATGATTTGGCCGCCGCGGTGGCGGAATCGATCTGCGCGACGGCCGCCGCTTAG
- a CDS encoding 2-oxo acid dehydrogenase subunit E2: MGSQTPSAGDARAVSSTVRVSMEQDLQDGTRAVLGTCLKAAGDAVSAHEPIAEVETDKVVVELAAPCNGVLSEWCFQVGDELPPGSVVAHISPAGSDAMTSSPADVDSRQALAHDNDRKEAVPRSGNASRRLSPAVKRVLAENRLDLTTVLQSVSGSGRDGRLSAADVRAYLDGRAGHGEQQQGEPIRQGTATPLPAPTPEPNGTPPCADDGAARRVPLTPMRRAIAEHLSRSLLETAPHVTTVFECDMTWVLAHRKAHREDYRGRGVDLTLTAYFVAAVAGALREVPEVNSSLDGDDLLLWEGIHVGLAVALGEDGLVVPVLRDVHQRNLFGIAQGLGEITERARARRLVPEDMQGGTFTISNHGVSGSLLAAPVIINQPQSAILGVGKLRKEVVVRELEGEDVIRIAPLCYLTLSLDHRVLDAYTANRFLGKVVATLEGWRDG, translated from the coding sequence ATGGGCTCGCAGACCCCGAGCGCCGGTGACGCACGGGCGGTCAGTAGCACGGTACGTGTGAGTATGGAGCAGGATCTGCAAGACGGCACTCGTGCCGTGCTCGGCACCTGTCTAAAGGCAGCCGGGGATGCGGTTTCCGCCCACGAGCCGATCGCTGAAGTGGAAACCGACAAGGTGGTCGTGGAGCTGGCGGCCCCCTGCAACGGCGTGCTGTCCGAATGGTGTTTCCAGGTCGGAGATGAGCTACCGCCGGGGTCCGTGGTCGCACACATTTCGCCTGCAGGATCTGACGCCATGACGTCATCGCCCGCGGACGTGGATTCAAGGCAGGCCTTGGCGCACGATAACGATCGCAAGGAGGCTGTGCCGCGTAGCGGTAACGCAAGTCGGCGGCTGAGCCCGGCTGTGAAGCGAGTGCTGGCCGAGAACCGACTGGACCTCACCACTGTCCTGCAGAGCGTTAGCGGCTCCGGTCGCGACGGGCGTCTGAGCGCGGCCGATGTCCGCGCTTACCTCGATGGCCGCGCCGGCCACGGTGAGCAGCAACAGGGTGAGCCGATACGACAGGGGACGGCGACACCACTCCCGGCGCCTACCCCTGAGCCGAATGGCACGCCCCCGTGTGCCGACGATGGCGCCGCGCGTCGAGTCCCCCTCACTCCGATGCGTCGCGCCATCGCCGAGCACCTCTCGCGAAGCTTGTTGGAGACAGCACCCCATGTCACGACGGTGTTCGAGTGTGATATGACCTGGGTGCTCGCCCACCGCAAGGCTCATCGGGAGGACTACCGGGGTCGCGGCGTCGATCTGACCCTCACCGCCTACTTCGTAGCGGCTGTCGCTGGGGCCTTGCGTGAAGTGCCCGAGGTGAACAGCTCCCTGGACGGCGACGATCTGCTCTTGTGGGAGGGCATTCATGTGGGGCTCGCCGTTGCCCTGGGAGAGGACGGTCTCGTGGTGCCCGTGCTACGCGACGTGCACCAACGAAATTTGTTCGGTATCGCGCAGGGCCTTGGAGAGATAACCGAACGTGCGCGGGCGCGAAGACTCGTGCCCGAGGACATGCAGGGCGGTACCTTCACCATCTCCAACCACGGCGTGAGTGGGAGCTTGCTCGCGGCCCCCGTCATCATCAATCAACCGCAATCAGCGATCCTAGGCGTTGGAAAGCTGCGTAAGGAGGTGGTGGTTCGTGAGCTGGAGGGCGAGGATGTGATCCGTATCGCCCCCTTGTGCTATCTGACCCTATCGCTCGATCACCGCGTGTTGGACGCGTACACGGCAAACCGCTTCCTCGGCAAGGTGGTAGCGACGCTAGAAGGGTGGCGGGACGGGTAG
- a CDS encoding transketolase C-terminal domain-containing protein has protein sequence MHLSRALDAIEEERLLPQGKLFYQFSARGHDLAQLLLAQRLTHPADAVNGYYRSRPMMLGLGLEPEEALAGPLMKVGGFSDGRDIGVVFNLPRPDGPKMLPMCGGVGAQYTPVAGWAQALTYRERSLGEDCAEAIAVAMGGDASCATNGFWSALNIATAQSLPMLFFVEDNGYGISVPSTVQTPGGNIAANLSGYGNLHIIEGDGTMPESAASKTADAVAYVRRERRPAMLRLSVPRLSGHSAQDTQAYRGSAELEAEARRDPLVRLHDFLVPTQMSEHDWQVHAQVARATVENALDRVLARPTLDPQAVTRFVFSDPDETQQVGGLRGAGVPHLAGTLELKAEPGRVNMLAAIRRTLDAELSRNQRMVVFGEDVGAKGGVHGATLGLAQRHGAARVFDTSLSEEGIIGRAVGMAMAGLLPVPEIQFRKYADPAEEQLNDCGSMRWRTGNRFAAPIVVRMPGGFFRCGDPWHSQTGEVKWAHAVGWKLAFPSNAQDATGLLRSALRGDDPVIFFEHRALLDAASARADYPGDDYVLPFGQARVVRPGKDLSLITWGAMVARAEQAGRALSAAGAGEVEVIDLRTLVPWDRECVIRAVQRTGRCLIVHEDNLTAGFGAEIAATITDEAFFALDAPVRRLAMADIPSPHSPALLEAAVPSASDIENAARALLEF, from the coding sequence ATGCACCTCTCCCGGGCCCTCGATGCGATCGAGGAAGAGCGCCTCTTGCCACAGGGCAAGCTCTTCTACCAGTTCTCTGCCCGCGGGCACGATCTCGCCCAGCTGTTGCTCGCGCAGCGCTTGACCCATCCGGCCGACGCGGTGAACGGCTACTACCGGTCGAGACCGATGATGCTGGGCTTGGGGCTTGAGCCTGAGGAAGCCCTGGCGGGCCCGTTGATGAAGGTTGGCGGCTTCAGTGACGGGCGCGACATCGGCGTGGTGTTCAATCTGCCGCGCCCTGATGGCCCGAAGATGTTGCCCATGTGCGGTGGCGTGGGCGCGCAGTACACGCCGGTCGCTGGCTGGGCCCAGGCGTTGACCTACCGGGAGCGGTCGCTTGGCGAGGACTGTGCTGAGGCGATCGCCGTTGCAATGGGCGGAGATGCGTCCTGCGCCACCAATGGCTTCTGGTCGGCGCTGAACATCGCCACCGCTCAGAGTCTCCCCATGCTGTTCTTCGTGGAAGACAACGGCTACGGCATCTCCGTGCCGTCCACGGTCCAGACACCGGGCGGTAACATCGCCGCTAACTTGTCGGGCTACGGCAACCTCCACATCATTGAGGGTGACGGGACCATGCCCGAGTCAGCGGCATCGAAGACTGCAGATGCTGTGGCCTACGTACGGCGCGAGCGCCGCCCCGCCATGCTCCGCCTGTCCGTGCCTCGCCTGAGTGGCCACTCGGCCCAAGACACGCAAGCCTACCGTGGCTCGGCAGAGCTGGAGGCCGAGGCGCGACGTGACCCGCTGGTCCGGCTTCACGACTTTCTCGTGCCAACGCAAATGAGCGAGCACGATTGGCAGGTGCATGCGCAGGTGGCGCGGGCCACCGTTGAGAACGCGCTAGATCGTGTCCTCGCAAGGCCCACCTTGGACCCTCAGGCGGTGACCCGTTTCGTATTCTCCGACCCGGACGAAACGCAGCAGGTGGGTGGGCTACGCGGCGCCGGTGTGCCCCACCTCGCCGGCACGTTGGAGCTCAAGGCCGAACCGGGCCGGGTGAACATGCTTGCCGCGATTCGTCGCACCCTCGATGCGGAGCTAAGTCGCAACCAGCGAATGGTTGTGTTCGGTGAAGATGTGGGCGCGAAGGGCGGCGTGCATGGCGCAACCCTCGGCCTGGCTCAGCGCCACGGTGCCGCCCGAGTTTTCGACACGAGCCTGAGTGAGGAGGGCATCATCGGTCGGGCCGTGGGCATGGCCATGGCTGGGTTGCTGCCGGTGCCAGAAATTCAGTTTCGAAAGTACGCGGATCCTGCTGAAGAGCAGCTCAACGACTGCGGAAGCATGCGCTGGCGGACCGGGAATCGATTCGCTGCACCCATCGTGGTGCGCATGCCCGGAGGGTTCTTTCGCTGTGGCGATCCGTGGCACAGCCAGACCGGTGAGGTGAAGTGGGCGCATGCGGTCGGTTGGAAGCTCGCTTTCCCCTCGAACGCGCAAGACGCCACGGGCCTGCTGCGAAGCGCGCTACGCGGCGACGATCCGGTGATCTTCTTTGAGCATCGTGCCCTGTTGGATGCCGCCAGCGCCCGCGCGGATTATCCGGGTGACGACTACGTTCTACCCTTCGGTCAGGCGCGCGTAGTGCGCCCGGGCAAAGACCTGAGTCTGATCACCTGGGGCGCGATGGTGGCTCGCGCCGAGCAAGCTGGCCGCGCCCTGTCCGCCGCTGGCGCGGGCGAGGTGGAGGTGATCGACTTACGCACGCTCGTGCCATGGGACCGAGAGTGCGTCATTCGCGCCGTCCAACGCACAGGGCGCTGCTTGATCGTGCACGAGGACAACCTCACAGCGGGGTTCGGCGCCGAGATTGCTGCGACGATTACCGACGAGGCCTTCTTCGCCCTGGACGCGCCCGTGCGTCGCCTGGCGATGGCCGACATCCCCAGCCCCCACAGTCCTGCGCTGCTTGAAGCAGCGGTACCCAGCGCGAGCGATATCGAGAACGCTGCGCGGGCGCTGTTGGAGTTTTGA
- a CDS encoding Lrp/AsnC family transcriptional regulator produces the protein MPTDLDDADYRILHQLQGNARLSNKALAERVALSASPCWRRVRELEDQGVIADYVTRLDRHQLGYRILALASVSLENHHTESVAAFDGAIQTWPEVLECHKISGAYDYMLKVVAEDLASYDEFISNRVLQLSCVRELNTTFSMREMKSTTRLPLPGDTWAR, from the coding sequence ATGCCTACCGACCTCGATGACGCTGACTATCGCATCCTGCACCAACTGCAAGGAAACGCGCGTCTGTCGAACAAGGCCCTCGCCGAACGCGTGGCCCTCTCCGCCTCGCCTTGTTGGCGGCGGGTGCGGGAGCTCGAGGACCAGGGGGTCATCGCCGACTACGTAACACGCCTGGATCGCCATCAACTCGGCTATCGCATCTTGGCGCTGGCGAGCGTGTCTTTGGAGAACCACCATACCGAGTCGGTGGCGGCCTTCGACGGGGCGATCCAAACCTGGCCTGAAGTTCTTGAGTGCCACAAGATTAGCGGCGCTTATGACTACATGCTCAAGGTCGTCGCCGAGGATCTGGCGAGCTACGACGAATTCATCTCTAACCGCGTCCTGCAGCTGTCCTGCGTGCGCGAGCTGAATACCACCTTCTCCATGCGGGAGATGAAGAGCACTACCCGCCTCCCCCTGCCCGGTGACACGTGGGCGAGATGA
- a CDS encoding N-acetylornithine carbamoyltransferase, with protein sequence MRHFLTTADWSRDELAHLLSEAAKLKRARFNDALAERSIALLFFNPSLRTRTSFELGMHELGGKAIVLQPGKDAWGIEFEPGAVMDGDAEEHISEVAGVLSRYVDLIGVRAFPKFQDWTVDREDRLLNALASHASVPVINMETITHPCQELALMLTLKEHLGRLDGRRFLLTWTYHPKPLNTAVANSALLIASKFGMDVTLLCPNVDYLLDKRYMHLGQTFAEQNGRSLKVTHDVDEAYEGADVVYAKSWGALPYFGRWEEEKPVREAHRHFMVDEAKMARTDRALFSHCLPVRRNVKVSDAVLDSPACVALDEAENRLHVQKALMIDLLQRTGS encoded by the coding sequence ATGCGACACTTCCTGACCACCGCCGATTGGTCACGCGACGAGTTAGCTCACCTGTTGAGCGAGGCTGCCAAGCTCAAACGGGCGCGCTTCAACGATGCCCTCGCCGAGCGCAGCATCGCCCTGCTTTTCTTCAATCCTTCGCTTCGAACGCGAACGTCCTTCGAGCTCGGCATGCACGAACTCGGCGGCAAGGCCATCGTGCTCCAGCCGGGAAAGGACGCGTGGGGTATCGAGTTCGAGCCTGGTGCGGTCATGGATGGCGACGCGGAAGAGCACATCAGCGAGGTCGCCGGGGTGCTCTCACGCTACGTCGATCTGATCGGGGTACGTGCCTTTCCCAAGTTCCAAGATTGGACGGTGGACCGCGAGGATCGTCTACTCAACGCCCTGGCCAGCCACGCCAGCGTACCGGTGATCAACATGGAGACTATCACCCACCCGTGTCAGGAACTGGCCCTGATGCTCACCCTAAAGGAGCACCTGGGGCGCTTGGACGGAAGACGCTTTCTGCTCACCTGGACGTACCACCCGAAGCCCTTGAACACCGCGGTGGCGAATTCAGCCCTCCTCATCGCCTCAAAGTTCGGCATGGACGTCACCTTGCTTTGCCCAAACGTGGACTATCTCCTCGATAAGCGCTACATGCACCTAGGCCAAACCTTCGCTGAGCAAAACGGTCGTTCCCTGAAGGTCACCCACGATGTAGACGAGGCCTACGAAGGCGCCGACGTGGTCTACGCCAAGAGCTGGGGCGCGCTGCCCTACTTTGGTCGCTGGGAAGAGGAGAAGCCCGTGCGAGAGGCGCACCGCCACTTCATGGTGGACGAGGCGAAGATGGCGCGCACGGACCGCGCACTGTTCAGCCATTGCCTGCCCGTGCGACGAAACGTGAAGGTAAGTGACGCCGTGCTGGACTCCCCGGCATGCGTCGCCCTCGATGAGGCGGAGAACCGCCTGCACGTCCAAAAGGCCCTAATGATCGATCTGCTGCAGAGGACCGGCTCATGA
- a CDS encoding argininosuccinate synthase → MSKPIVLAFSGGLDTSYCVPWLREQGYEVTTLFVDSGGVSREEVDAIEARAHELGAVRHITFEGGERLWQDVVIPLVRAGATYQDQYPLLCSDRYLVVQRSLELCREIGASHFAHGCTGMGNDQVRFDIAAKTLGDASGGITIVAPVREAQAQVDGVRDYEMAYLRERGFEVSAKTSRYTVNENLLGVTISGNEIDEWQAPGEGTWQLCRPRAEWPSEPMSVQIDFADGVAVGLDRVPVAGAELLQTLNQRLGTYGVGRGIYTGDTCVGLKGRIVFEAPGLTALLTAHRALEEAVSSRLQNRFKPMVADKWVELAYEGLFFDPLRADLEAYLASAERTVNGRVTLSTDGAQVQATAVESPHLLRDAEAVYAQRASWSGVEAQGFIRLFGQSSRLWSQVNGSSLTENDS, encoded by the coding sequence ATGAGCAAGCCCATCGTACTCGCCTTCTCTGGCGGCCTAGACACCAGCTACTGTGTGCCATGGCTGCGCGAACAGGGCTATGAGGTGACGACCCTCTTCGTCGATTCCGGCGGCGTCAGTCGCGAAGAGGTTGACGCCATCGAAGCTCGCGCGCATGAACTGGGCGCCGTGCGCCACATCACCTTCGAGGGTGGCGAGCGCCTTTGGCAAGACGTCGTGATCCCCCTGGTAAGAGCCGGCGCTACCTATCAGGATCAATATCCCCTGCTGTGCTCCGATCGCTACCTTGTCGTGCAACGATCCTTGGAACTGTGTCGCGAAATTGGTGCCTCGCACTTTGCCCACGGGTGCACGGGCATGGGCAACGATCAGGTGCGCTTTGATATCGCCGCCAAAACCCTCGGCGATGCATCTGGAGGCATCACGATCGTCGCTCCGGTGCGCGAGGCGCAGGCCCAGGTGGATGGCGTGAGGGACTACGAGATGGCCTACCTGCGCGAGCGTGGCTTCGAAGTATCGGCGAAGACCAGCCGCTACACGGTGAACGAGAACCTACTCGGGGTCACCATCTCAGGCAACGAGATCGACGAGTGGCAGGCCCCCGGCGAGGGCACCTGGCAACTGTGCCGACCCCGCGCCGAATGGCCGTCCGAGCCGATGTCCGTGCAGATCGACTTCGCCGACGGCGTAGCCGTAGGCCTAGACCGTGTGCCGGTGGCCGGCGCCGAGCTGCTGCAGACCCTCAATCAGCGCTTGGGTACATACGGCGTCGGCCGCGGCATCTACACGGGCGATACGTGCGTGGGCCTGAAGGGCCGTATCGTGTTCGAGGCGCCCGGGCTTACAGCGCTGCTGACTGCCCACCGCGCGCTGGAAGAAGCGGTGAGCTCACGCCTGCAAAACCGTTTCAAGCCGATGGTCGCTGACAAGTGGGTGGAACTCGCTTACGAGGGACTGTTCTTCGATCCGCTAAGAGCCGATCTCGAGGCCTACCTGGCAAGCGCGGAGCGCACGGTCAACGGCCGGGTGACCCTGTCGACGGACGGTGCGCAGGTGCAAGCGACGGCTGTGGAATCGCCACACCTGTTGCGCGACGCCGAGGCAGTGTACGCACAAAGGGCGAGTTGGAGCGGCGTTGAGGCCCAGGGGTTCATTCGCTTGTTCGGCCAGAGCTCTCGCCTTTGGTCTCAGGTCAACGGCAGCAGCCTGACGGAGAACGACTCATGA
- a CDS encoding acetylornithine deacetylase codes for MTDRQTLVQTLEHLRALVSFDTQNPPRNIDEGGLFAYVAEQLPDFRVTVDNLGDGCVSLLAVRGEPDTVYNVHMDTVPGTAHWQRDPLTLSVEDDRAYGLGACDIKGAAACLLTVASQSASPMALLLSSDEEAGSNHCIHSFLGTDHGFRRAVIAEPTQCEAVLCHRGINSWAGRFAGEAGHSSQARALTDSALHQAAHWVSAAVRWAECQQREAQFDSLQGLCFNTGTLHGGVKNNVIAPSAEVTFGFRPLPGQSPQALALEVHSLHQGPHPVQWTPRYAGPALPDADAHGGFDQALAHASALAHDLGLPIGAAVDFWTEAALFSAAGLPALVFGPGAIEQAHTADEWVSLEQLSTALGHYQRIFGAAAGTSPPAAIGGG; via the coding sequence ATGACCGATAGGCAGACCTTGGTGCAGACCCTCGAGCACCTGCGCGCCCTGGTGTCCTTCGATACGCAGAACCCACCGCGGAACATCGACGAGGGCGGCTTGTTCGCCTACGTCGCAGAGCAACTTCCCGACTTCCGCGTCACGGTCGACAACCTCGGCGACGGCTGCGTGTCGTTGCTGGCGGTACGAGGTGAGCCCGACACCGTGTACAACGTGCATATGGATACGGTGCCTGGTACGGCGCACTGGCAGCGGGATCCGCTGACTCTCAGTGTCGAGGACGATCGCGCCTACGGGCTCGGCGCCTGCGATATCAAGGGCGCCGCAGCTTGCCTACTGACGGTGGCATCACAGAGCGCTAGCCCCATGGCGCTGCTGCTCAGCTCCGACGAAGAGGCCGGGAGCAATCACTGCATCCACAGCTTCTTAGGGACCGACCATGGCTTTCGCCGAGCTGTGATCGCCGAGCCGACCCAGTGTGAAGCGGTACTTTGCCATCGCGGCATCAACTCTTGGGCGGGCCGCTTCGCCGGCGAAGCAGGACACTCGTCCCAGGCGCGCGCCCTCACCGACAGCGCCCTGCACCAGGCAGCCCACTGGGTTAGCGCTGCCGTTCGGTGGGCCGAATGCCAGCAGCGAGAGGCTCAGTTCGACAGCTTGCAAGGGCTCTGTTTCAACACGGGCACGCTGCACGGTGGCGTCAAGAACAACGTCATCGCACCATCAGCTGAGGTCACCTTTGGCTTTCGCCCGCTGCCGGGCCAATCGCCGCAAGCCTTGGCTCTGGAGGTGCACTCGCTTCACCAGGGACCACATCCAGTGCAATGGACGCCGCGCTACGCGGGCCCCGCCCTACCGGACGCCGACGCGCACGGTGGTTTCGATCAGGCTCTGGCCCACGCAAGCGCCTTGGCGCATGACCTGGGGCTGCCGATCGGCGCTGCGGTGGACTTCTGGACCGAGGCGGCCTTGTTTTCCGCGGCTGGGCTCCCTGCGCTGGTCTTCGGCCCAGGCGCTATAGAGCAAGCACACACAGCGGACGAGTGGGTCAGCCTGGAGCAGTTGAGCACTGCGCTCGGGCACTACCAGCGCATCTTCGGCGCGGCGGCGGGCACTAGCCCTCCGGCGGCGATCGGCGGAGGCTGA
- a CDS encoding acetylglutamate kinase has protein sequence MKTRRLVVQLLGSIGSTREIRQYLQRFSGLDTHSFAVVKVGGAILRDQLDDLAGSLSFLHQLGLFPVVVHGAGPQLDEALDAAGIERHYHEGMRCTSAEAMPHIRAVVLRQNLALVSALERNGARARSILTGTFEAQLIDQPTYGYVGRVERVHTEAIDASIEAGCIPVLGCLGETTGGQTLNVNADLAANELVATLQPNKIVFLTGTGGLLDEHGEILSSINLRTDYDALMNAAWVHSGMRVKLQQINALLQRLPPDSSVSITRPQALARELFTHGGDGTLVRRGEQVHAYDSWQALDRERTRSLIESAFQRRLVPGYEERVPLRAAYISDSYRAGAIIGDWNGIARLDKFAVADQARGEGLGRVIWERVRTRHPSMFWRSRPSNPVNDFYFAQSDGCMKGDDWNVFWYGLDDFDLIRGCIEHARSQAPSLTDHPQ, from the coding sequence ATGAAGACCCGTCGTCTGGTGGTGCAGCTGCTCGGTAGCATCGGCAGCACCCGGGAGATTCGCCAGTACCTCCAACGCTTCTCAGGCCTGGATACGCACAGCTTCGCGGTGGTCAAGGTGGGCGGCGCAATCCTGCGCGACCAGCTGGACGATCTCGCCGGCTCCTTGAGCTTTCTGCACCAGCTCGGGCTGTTCCCGGTGGTCGTGCACGGGGCTGGACCTCAGCTCGACGAGGCCCTAGACGCCGCTGGCATCGAACGCCACTACCACGAAGGGATGCGTTGCACGTCGGCCGAGGCGATGCCTCATATCCGCGCCGTCGTCCTGCGCCAGAATCTCGCCCTGGTAAGCGCGTTGGAGCGCAATGGAGCACGGGCCCGATCGATTCTCACGGGCACCTTCGAGGCGCAGCTCATCGATCAGCCGACCTACGGCTACGTGGGTCGGGTCGAGCGGGTACATACGGAGGCCATCGATGCCAGCATCGAGGCAGGCTGTATTCCCGTGCTCGGATGCCTGGGCGAGACTACCGGCGGGCAGACCCTGAACGTCAATGCAGATCTCGCTGCCAACGAGCTGGTCGCAACCCTGCAGCCAAACAAGATCGTGTTCCTCACGGGCACGGGCGGACTTCTCGATGAGCACGGGGAGATCCTGTCCTCCATCAACTTGCGCACAGACTACGACGCGCTGATGAACGCCGCGTGGGTGCACTCCGGCATGCGGGTAAAGCTGCAGCAGATCAACGCCCTGCTCCAGCGACTGCCACCGGACAGCTCCGTGTCCATCACCCGTCCCCAAGCCTTGGCGCGCGAGCTGTTTACGCACGGCGGCGACGGCACTCTCGTGCGTCGCGGAGAACAGGTGCACGCCTACGACTCGTGGCAGGCGCTAGATCGCGAACGGACGCGATCGTTGATCGAGTCCGCCTTCCAGCGTCGACTCGTGCCCGGGTACGAGGAGCGAGTGCCCCTGAGAGCGGCCTACATATCCGACAGCTATCGCGCAGGGGCCATCATCGGCGATTGGAACGGCATTGCCCGTCTAGACAAGTTCGCCGTTGCCGACCAAGCGCGTGGGGAGGGGCTCGGGCGGGTCATCTGGGAACGCGTACGCACCCGACACCCGAGCATGTTCTGGCGCTCACGCCCGAGCAACCCCGTAAACGACTTCTACTTCGCACAGAGCGATGGATGCATGAAGGGCGATGACTGGAATGTCTTCTGGTATGGCCTCGACGACTTCGACCTGATTCGCGGCTGCATAGAGCACGCCCGATCGCAGGCACCGAGCCTCACGGACCACCCGCAATGA
- the argC gene encoding N-acetyl-gamma-glutamyl-phosphate reductase, with translation MSARVALIGARGHTGSELVRLIDQHPQLQLAAAGSRALAGESVGAHYQVDSTLTFEVLAPQSLGARDGEFDVVILALPNGHAAAYVNALSAQRQLPLVIDLSADHRFDDRWFYGLPELTAHRYAGQRLIANPGCYATAMSLALAPMAQDLRDGVACFGVSGYSGAGTSPSQRNDPNRLHDNLLPYALTDHVHEREVSHQLGMGVAFTPHVAPFFRGISMTVTGWLREAGAAEDLADRFANWYAEHPLIVVGEGIPEPRALVGRHGAQIGGFGRGSHDTNRITVVSALDNLLKGAASQAIQNINLGLDLPALSGLTP, from the coding sequence ATGAGCGCTCGGGTCGCGCTGATTGGCGCCCGGGGGCACACGGGCAGCGAGCTCGTAAGACTGATAGATCAGCATCCTCAGCTGCAGCTGGCCGCTGCCGGCTCGCGAGCGTTGGCAGGAGAGTCGGTCGGGGCGCACTACCAAGTTGATTCGACGCTCACCTTCGAGGTCCTTGCGCCGCAGAGCCTTGGTGCGCGTGACGGGGAGTTCGATGTCGTGATCCTAGCGCTGCCTAACGGGCACGCGGCCGCTTACGTCAACGCCTTGAGCGCTCAGCGCCAGCTCCCCCTCGTGATCGACCTCAGCGCCGATCATCGCTTCGACGATCGCTGGTTTTACGGTCTGCCCGAACTGACGGCCCATCGCTACGCGGGACAGCGGCTGATCGCCAATCCTGGCTGCTACGCAACCGCTATGTCCCTAGCCCTCGCCCCGATGGCTCAGGACCTGAGAGACGGCGTGGCCTGCTTCGGCGTCTCTGGCTACAGCGGCGCCGGCACCAGCCCGTCCCAGCGCAATGATCCCAATCGCCTGCATGACAACCTGCTTCCTTACGCCTTGACCGACCACGTGCATGAGCGAGAAGTCAGCCACCAGCTGGGTATGGGCGTTGCCTTCACGCCGCACGTGGCGCCGTTCTTTCGCGGCATTAGCATGACCGTAACGGGTTGGTTGCGAGAGGCGGGCGCCGCCGAGGATCTCGCTGACCGCTTCGCCAACTGGTACGCCGAGCATCCACTCATCGTCGTTGGCGAGGGTATCCCGGAGCCACGTGCCTTGGTCGGGCGTCACGGTGCGCAAATCGGCGGTTTCGGGCGCGGCAGTCACGACACCAATCGCATCACCGTGGTGAGCGCCCTCGACAACCTCCTCAAGGGAGCTGCTTCGCAGGCCATCCAGAACATCAACCTCGGGCTCGATCTGCCCGCGCTCAGTGGATTGACCCCATGA